In Cervus canadensis isolate Bull #8, Minnesota chromosome 6, ASM1932006v1, whole genome shotgun sequence, one DNA window encodes the following:
- the VPS18 gene encoding vacuolar protein sorting-associated protein 18 homolog — MASILDEYEDSLSRSTVLQPGCPSVGIPHSGYVNAQLEKEAPIFMKQRIDFTPSERITSLVVSCNQLCMSLGKDTLLRIDLGKANEPNHMELGRKDDAKVHKMFLDPTGSHLLIALSSTEVLYVNRNGQKVRPLARWKGQLVESVGWNKALGTESSTGPILVGTAQGQIFEAELSASEGGLFGPAPDLYFRPLYVLNEEGGPAPVCSLEAERGPEGRGFVIATTRQRLFQFIGRVAEGAEAQGFSGLFAAYADHPPPFREFPSSLGYSELAFYTPKLRSAPRAFAWMMGDGVLYGSLDCGRPDSLLSEERVWEYPEGVGPGASPPLAIVLTQFHFLLLLADRVEAVCTLTGQVVLRDHFLEKFGPLKHMVKDSSTGHLWAHTERAVFRYHVQREARDVWRTYLDMNRFDLAKEYCRERPDCLDTVLAREADFCFRQRRYLESARCYALTQSYFEEIALKFLEARQEEALAEFLQRKLANLKPAERTQATLLTAWLTELYLSRLGALQGDPDALNLYRETRERFRSFLSSPRHKEWLFASRASIHELLASHGDTEHMVYFAVIMQDYERVVAYHCQHEAYEEALAVLARHRDPQLFYKFSPILIRHIPHQLVDAWIEMGSRLDARQLIPALVNYSQGGEAQQVSQAIRYMEFCVNVLGETEQAIHNYLLSLYARGQPASLLAYLEQAGASPHRVHYDLKYALRLCAEHGHHRACVHVYKVLELYEEAVDLALQVDVDLAKQCADLPEEDEELRKKLWLKIARHVVQEEEDVQTAMACLASCPLLKIEDVLPFFPDFVTIDHFKEAICSSLKAYNHHIQELQREMEEATASAQRIRRDLQELRGRYGTVEPQDKCATCDFPLLNRPFYLFLCGHMFHADCLLQAVRPGLPAYKQARLEELQRKLGAAPPPAKGSARAKEAEVGAAAGGPSREQLKADLDELVAAECVYCGELMIRSIDRPFIDPQRYEEEHLSWL; from the exons CATTGACTTGGGCAAAGCAAATGAACCCAACCACATGGAGCTGGGGCGCAAGGATGATGCCAAAGTTCACAAGATGTTCCTGGACCCTACTG gctctcATCTGCTGATCGCTCTGAGCAGCACTGAGGTCCTCTACGTGAATCGTAATGGACAGAAGGTTCGGCCCCTGGCACGCTGGAAGGGGCAGCTGGTGGAGAGTGTGGGCTGGAATAAGGCCCTGGGCACCGAGAGCAGCACGGGCCCCATCCTGGTCGGCACCGCCCAAGGGCAGATCTTTGAAGCAGAGCTTTCGGCCAGCGAGGGTGGGCTTTTTGGCCCTGCCCCGGATCTCTACTTCCGTCCACTGTACGTGCTAAATGAAGAAGGGGGCCCAGCACCTGTGTGCTCCCTTGAGGCTGAGCGGGGCCCTGAAGGACGCGGCTTTGTCATTGCCACCACTCGGCAGCGCCTCTTCCAGTTCATAGGCCGAGTGGCAGAGGGAGCTGAGGCCCAGGGTTTCTCGGGGCTCTTTGCTGCCTATGCTGACCACCCACCCCCATTCCGTGAGTTCCCCAGCAGTCTGGGCTACAGCGAGCTGGCCTTCTACACCCCCAAGTTGCGCTCTGCACCCCGGGCCTTCGCCTGGATGATGGGAGACGGCGTGTTGTATGGATCATTGGACTGCGGGCGTCCGGACTCCCTGCTGAGCGAGGAGCGGGTCTGGGAGTACCCAGAGGGGGTGGGTCCCGGGGCCAGCCCACCCCTGGCCATCGTCCTGACCCAGTTccacttcctgctgctgctggcaGACCGGGTGGAGGCGGTATGCACGCTGACAGGGCAGGTGGTGCTTCGAGACCACTTCCTGGAGAAGTTCGGGCCACTGAAGCACATGGTGAAGGACTCCTCCACCGGCCACCTGTGGGCCCACACCGAGCGGGCTGTCTTCCGCTACCACGTGCAGCGGGAGGCACGGGATGTCTGGCGCACCTACCTGGACATGAACCGCTTCGACCTGGCCAAGGAGTATTGTCGAGAGCGGCCTGACTGCCTGGACACAGTCCTGGCCCGGGAGGCCGACTTTTGCTTCCGCCAGCGTCGCTACCTGGAGAGCGCCCGCTGCTATGCCCTGACTCAGAGCTACTTTGAAGAGATCGCCCTTAAGTTCTTGGAGGCCCGACAGGAGGAGGCGCTGGCCGAGTTCCTGCAGCGAAAACTGGCCAATTTGAAGCCTGCCGAGCGAACCCAGGCAACTCTGCTGACCGCCTGGCTGACGGAGCTCTACTTGAGCCGGCTTGGGGCCCTGCAGGGTGACCCAGATGCCCTGAACCTCTACCGGGAAACCCGTGAGCGCTTCCGCTCCTTCCTCAGTAGCCCTCGCCACAAGGAGTGGCTCTTCGCCAGCCGGGCCTCCATCCACGAGCTGTTGGCCAGCCACGGGGACACGGAGCACATGGTGTACTTCGCTGTGATCATGCAGGACTATGAGCGTGTGGTGGCGTACCACTGCCAGCATGAGGCCTACGAGGAGGCCTTGGCCGTGCTGGCCCGCCACCGTGATCCCCAGCTCTTCTACAAGTTCTCGCCCATCCTCATCCGTCACATCCCTCACCAGCTGGTGGACGCCTGGATTGAGATGGGCAGCCGGCTAGATGCCCGGCAGCTCATCCCTGCCCTGGTGAACTATAGCCAAGGTGGCGAGGCCCAGCAGGTGAGCCAAGCCATCCGCTACATGGAGTTCTGCGTGAACGTGCTGGGCGAGACCGAGCAGGCCATTCACAATTACCTGCTGTCGCTCTATGCCCGGGGCCAGCCGGCCTCACTGCTGGCCTACCTGGAGCAGGCCGGGGCCAGCCCACACCGCGTGCATTATGATCTCAAGTATGCGCTGCGGCTCTGCGCTGAGCACGGCCACCACCGCGCTTGTGTCCACGTCTACAAGGTCCTGGAGCTGTATGAGGAGGCTGTAGACCTGGCCCTGCAG GTGGACGTGGACCTGGCCAAGCAGTGTGCTGACTTGCCTGAGGAAGACGAGGAGCTGCGCAAGAAGCTGTGGCTGAAGATTGCGCGGCACGTGGTGCAGGAGGAAGAAGATGTGCAGACGGCCATGGCCTGCCTGGCCAGCTGTCCCCTGCTCAAGATTGAAGACGTGCTGCCTTTCTTTCCTGACTTCGTCACCATTGACCACTTCAAGGAGGCCATCTGCAGCTCACTGAAGGCCTATAACCACCACATCCAAGAGCTACAGCGAGAGATGGAAGAGGCCACAGCCAGTGCCCAGCGCATCCGGAGAGACCTGCAGGAGCTGCGGGGCCGCTATGGCACCGTGGAGCCCCAGGACAAATGTGCCACCTGCGACTTCCCCCTGCTCAACCGCCCTTTTTACCTCTTCCTCTGTGGCCACATGTTCCATGCTGACTGCCTGCTGCAGGCTGTGCGGCCCGGCCTGCCAGCCTACAAGCAGGCCCGGCTTGAGGAGCTGCAGCGAAAGCTAGGGGCTGCTCCACCCCCTGCCAAGGGCTCTGCCCGGGCTAAGGAGGCTGAGGTGGGTGCTGCTGCCGGGGGGCCCAGCCGGGAACAGCTCAAAGCTGACCTGGATGAACTTGTGGCTGCTGAGTGTGTGTACTGTGGGGAGCTGATGATCCGCTCTATTGACCGGCCCTTCATCGACCCCCAGCGCTACGAGGAGGAGCACCTCAGTTGGTTGTAG